A genomic segment from Paralichthys olivaceus isolate ysfri-2021 chromosome 22, ASM2471397v2, whole genome shotgun sequence encodes:
- the plod3 gene encoding multifunctional procollagen lysine hydroxylase and glycosyltransferase LH3 isoform X1: MFPRRLLCLLPLFFLQSSVSAEQRSLSAENLLVITAATEETDGFNRFMRTIREFNYTVKVLGLGEEWKGGDVARTVGGGQKVRWLKKELLKHSDKKDMIIMFVDSYDVIFASGPEELLSKFKRLGHRVVFSAEGFCWPDQRLAPKYPVVHSGKRYLNSGGFIGYAPDLSAIVQHWKNKDSDDDQLFYTKIYLDKTQRTKFNMTLDHRSRIFQNLNGAVDEVVLKFERAKVRARNVAYDTLPVVIHGNGPTKLQLNYLGNYVPTAWTYESGCGICDDDLVFYNEVPDEEMPLVHVAVFIEQATPFMEEFLDRLTTLNYPAAKIHLFIHNNVVYHERHIQRFWERHRSLFPKALLVGPEENLQEDKARTMAIEACKKDPACDYYFSIDSGVALTNPDTLRILIEENKSVIAPMLSKHGKLWSNFWGALSPEGYYSRSEDYIEIVQGKRIGLWNVPYISQAYLIKGSVLRSKLSQMNLYVGEGMDPDMVFCKSIRDQGIFMFVSNRDEFGRLVASTNFNTSRLHPDMWQIFDNPVDWKEKYIHENYSKIFEDEKSFVEQPCPDVYWFPAFSEKMCDHLVETMEDNNQWSGGSHKDERLAGGYENVPTVDIHMNQIGFEKEWLKFLKEYISPVTEKLYPGYYPKAQAIMNFVVRYRPDEQPSLRPHHDSSTFTINVALNRKNIDYEGGGCRFLRYDCKVESPRKGWTFMHPGRLTHYHEGLPTTRGTRYIMVSFVDP; encoded by the exons ATGTTTCCCCGCCgcctcctctgtctgctgccgctcttcttcctccagagCTCCGTGTCCGCCGAACAGCGGAGCCTCTCTGCAG AAAATCTGCTGGTGATCACCGCGGCAACAGAGGAGACAGACGGCTTCAACCGCTTCATGAGGACGATCAGAGAGTTCAACTACACAGtgaag GTGCTGGGTCTGGGGGAGGAATGGAAGGGAGGTGACGTGGCTCGGACGGTGGGTGGAGGTCAGAAGGTCAGATGGTTGAAGAAGGAGCTGCTCAAACACTCTGACAAGAAGGACATGATCATCATGTTTGTGGACag TTATGACGTCATCTTTGCGTCGGGCCCGGAGGAGCTGCTCTCCAAATTCAAACGTCTGGGTCATCGAGTGGTTTTCTCAGCCGAGGGATTCTGTTGGCCCGACCAGAGACTGGCCCCAAAGTACCCTGTGGTGCATTCTGGGAAACGCTACCTCAACTCAGGAG GATTCATCGGCTACGCTCCAGATCTCAGCGCAATCGTTCAGCATTGGAAGAACAAGGACAGCGATGACGACCAGCTCTTCTACACCAAGATCTACCTGGACAAGACGCAGCGG ACCAAGTTCAACATGACGCTGGATCATCGATCCAGAATCTTCCAGAATCTGAATGGAGCCGTcg ATGAAGTCGTCTTGAAGTTTGAGAGGGCAAAGGTCAGAGCGAGGAACGTTGCCTACGACACACTCCCTGTTGTTATCCATGGCAACGGACCCACCAAG ctgcagttgAATTACCTCGGTAACTACGTCCCCACGGCGTGGACCTATGAGAGTGGATGTGGCATCTGTGACGACGACCTGGTTTTCTATAACGAGGTTCCT GATGAGGAGATGCCCCTGGTTCATGTTGCTGTGTTTATCGAACAAGCCACTCCCTTCATGGAGGAGTTCCTTGACCGACTAACCACGCTGAACTATCCTGCGGCGAAGATCCACCTCTTCATCCACAACAAC GTCGTTTACCACGAGCGTCACATTCAGAGATTCTGGGAGCGTCACAGGTCACTGTTCCCCAAAGCCCTGTTGGTCGGACCCGAGGAGAATCTGCAGGAGGACAAAGCCAGAACCATGGCTAT CGAGGCGTGTAAGAAGGATCCAGCGTGTGATTATTACTTCAGCATCGACTCTGGCGTGGCGTTGACGAATCCCGACACACTGAGGATACTGATCGAGGAAAACAA ATCTGTCATCGCCCCCATGTTGTCAAAACACGGGAAGCTGTGGAGTAACTTCTGGGGCGCTCTAAGTCCTGAAGGATACTACTCAAGATCCGAAGACTACATCGAGATTGTCCAGGGAAAGAGgat TGGTCTTTGGAACGTGCCGTACATCTCTCAGGCCTACCTGATCAAAGGCAGCGTGCTGCGGTCTAAACTGTCCCAGATGAATCTGTACGTGGGGGAGGGGATGGACCCTGACATGGTGTTCTGCAAAAGCATCAGAGACCAG GGCATCTTCATGTTCGTGTCAAACCGCGACGAGTTTGGTCGTCTGGTGGCTTCGACCAACTTCAACACATCCAGGCTGCACCCGGACATGTGGCAGATCTTCGACAACCCTGTG gacTGGAAGGAGAAGTACATCCACGAGAACTACTCAAAGATCTTTGAAGATGAGAAGAGCTTCGTGGAGCAG CCCTGTCCAGATGTTTACTGGTTTCCAGCTTTCTCAGAGAAGATGTGTGATCACCTGGTGGAGACCATGGAGGATAACAACCAGTGGTCTGGAGGATCACACAAG GACGAGCGTCTGGCCGGCGGCTACGAAAACGTCCCCACTGTGGATATTCACATGAACCAGATCGGCTTTGAGAAGGAGTGGCTCAAATTCCTCAAGGAATACATCTCTCCTGTCACGGAAAAACTATATCCTGGATATTACCCCAAG gcccAGGCCATAATGAACTTTGTGGTCCGTTACCGCCCTGACGAGCAGCCGTCTCTGCGACCGCATCACGACTCGTCCACCTTCACCATCAATGTTGCCCTGAACAGGAAGAACATCGACTACGAG ggtGGAGGCTGCAGGTTCCTGCGTTATGACTGTAAGGTGGAGTCTCCCAGGAAGGGCTGGACCTTCATGCACCCCGGGCGTCTGACCCACTACCATGAGGGTCTGCCGACCACTAGGGGGACCAGATACATCATGGTGTCCTTCGTTGACCCCTGA
- the znhit1 gene encoding zinc finger HIT domain-containing protein 1: protein MVLEKKTSARVEGQRRVLDEATRQRRLTRQLEALEKDNFQDDPLSSLPPPGPTARLPAFSETEEPEKKRRKTRGDHFKQRFRKNFTTLLEEENLSEKPEPNYLSAAAPVSSLPPRHFCCVCGFPSHYTCTTCGGRYCSSKCLCTHRETRCLKWTL from the exons ATGGTGCTGGAGAAGAAAACGTCCG ctcgGGTGGAGGGTCAGCGCAGAGTCTTGGATGAAGCGACCAGACAGAGGCGTCTGACTCGTCAgctggaggctctggagaaagACAACTTCCAG GACGaccctctgtcctccctccctcccccaggGCCGACTGCCCGGCTGCCCGCCTTCAGTGAGACAGAGGAACCAG agaagaagaggaggaagacgaggggcGACCACTTTAAACAACGTTTCAGGAAAAACTTTACCaccctgctggaggaggag AACCTGTCGGAGAAGCCGGAGCCCAATTACCTGTCAGCGGCAGCCCCCGTCTCATCGCTGCCCCCCCGTCACTTCTGCTGCGTCTGTGGTTTCCCCTCCCACTACACATGCACCACCTGCGGGGGGCGCTACTGCTCCAGCAAGTGTCTGTGTACTCACAGAGAGACCAG GTGTTTGAAGTGGACACTGTAA
- the plod3 gene encoding multifunctional procollagen lysine hydroxylase and glycosyltransferase LH3 isoform X3 translates to MRTIREFNYTVKVLGLGEEWKGGDVARTVGGGQKVRWLKKELLKHSDKKDMIIMFVDSYDVIFASGPEELLSKFKRLGHRVVFSAEGFCWPDQRLAPKYPVVHSGKRYLNSGGFIGYAPDLSAIVQHWKNKDSDDDQLFYTKIYLDKTQRTKFNMTLDHRSRIFQNLNGAVDEVVLKFERAKVRARNVAYDTLPVVIHGNGPTKLQLNYLGNYVPTAWTYESGCGICDDDLVFYNEVPDEEMPLVHVAVFIEQATPFMEEFLDRLTTLNYPAAKIHLFIHNNVVYHERHIQRFWERHRSLFPKALLVGPEENLQEDKARTMAIEACKKDPACDYYFSIDSGVALTNPDTLRILIEENKSVIAPMLSKHGKLWSNFWGALSPEGYYSRSEDYIEIVQGKRIGLWNVPYISQAYLIKGSVLRSKLSQMNLYVGEGMDPDMVFCKSIRDQGIFMFVSNRDEFGRLVASTNFNTSRLHPDMWQIFDNPVDWKEKYIHENYSKIFEDEKSFVEQPCPDVYWFPAFSEKMCDHLVETMEDNNQWSGGSHKDERLAGGYENVPTVDIHMNQIGFEKEWLKFLKEYISPVTEKLYPGYYPKAQAIMNFVVRYRPDEQPSLRPHHDSSTFTINVALNRKNIDYEGGGCRFLRYDCKVESPRKGWTFMHPGRLTHYHEGLPTTRGTRYIMVSFVDP, encoded by the exons ATGAGGACGATCAGAGAGTTCAACTACACAGtgaag GTGCTGGGTCTGGGGGAGGAATGGAAGGGAGGTGACGTGGCTCGGACGGTGGGTGGAGGTCAGAAGGTCAGATGGTTGAAGAAGGAGCTGCTCAAACACTCTGACAAGAAGGACATGATCATCATGTTTGTGGACag TTATGACGTCATCTTTGCGTCGGGCCCGGAGGAGCTGCTCTCCAAATTCAAACGTCTGGGTCATCGAGTGGTTTTCTCAGCCGAGGGATTCTGTTGGCCCGACCAGAGACTGGCCCCAAAGTACCCTGTGGTGCATTCTGGGAAACGCTACCTCAACTCAGGAG GATTCATCGGCTACGCTCCAGATCTCAGCGCAATCGTTCAGCATTGGAAGAACAAGGACAGCGATGACGACCAGCTCTTCTACACCAAGATCTACCTGGACAAGACGCAGCGG ACCAAGTTCAACATGACGCTGGATCATCGATCCAGAATCTTCCAGAATCTGAATGGAGCCGTcg ATGAAGTCGTCTTGAAGTTTGAGAGGGCAAAGGTCAGAGCGAGGAACGTTGCCTACGACACACTCCCTGTTGTTATCCATGGCAACGGACCCACCAAG ctgcagttgAATTACCTCGGTAACTACGTCCCCACGGCGTGGACCTATGAGAGTGGATGTGGCATCTGTGACGACGACCTGGTTTTCTATAACGAGGTTCCT GATGAGGAGATGCCCCTGGTTCATGTTGCTGTGTTTATCGAACAAGCCACTCCCTTCATGGAGGAGTTCCTTGACCGACTAACCACGCTGAACTATCCTGCGGCGAAGATCCACCTCTTCATCCACAACAAC GTCGTTTACCACGAGCGTCACATTCAGAGATTCTGGGAGCGTCACAGGTCACTGTTCCCCAAAGCCCTGTTGGTCGGACCCGAGGAGAATCTGCAGGAGGACAAAGCCAGAACCATGGCTAT CGAGGCGTGTAAGAAGGATCCAGCGTGTGATTATTACTTCAGCATCGACTCTGGCGTGGCGTTGACGAATCCCGACACACTGAGGATACTGATCGAGGAAAACAA ATCTGTCATCGCCCCCATGTTGTCAAAACACGGGAAGCTGTGGAGTAACTTCTGGGGCGCTCTAAGTCCTGAAGGATACTACTCAAGATCCGAAGACTACATCGAGATTGTCCAGGGAAAGAGgat TGGTCTTTGGAACGTGCCGTACATCTCTCAGGCCTACCTGATCAAAGGCAGCGTGCTGCGGTCTAAACTGTCCCAGATGAATCTGTACGTGGGGGAGGGGATGGACCCTGACATGGTGTTCTGCAAAAGCATCAGAGACCAG GGCATCTTCATGTTCGTGTCAAACCGCGACGAGTTTGGTCGTCTGGTGGCTTCGACCAACTTCAACACATCCAGGCTGCACCCGGACATGTGGCAGATCTTCGACAACCCTGTG gacTGGAAGGAGAAGTACATCCACGAGAACTACTCAAAGATCTTTGAAGATGAGAAGAGCTTCGTGGAGCAG CCCTGTCCAGATGTTTACTGGTTTCCAGCTTTCTCAGAGAAGATGTGTGATCACCTGGTGGAGACCATGGAGGATAACAACCAGTGGTCTGGAGGATCACACAAG GACGAGCGTCTGGCCGGCGGCTACGAAAACGTCCCCACTGTGGATATTCACATGAACCAGATCGGCTTTGAGAAGGAGTGGCTCAAATTCCTCAAGGAATACATCTCTCCTGTCACGGAAAAACTATATCCTGGATATTACCCCAAG gcccAGGCCATAATGAACTTTGTGGTCCGTTACCGCCCTGACGAGCAGCCGTCTCTGCGACCGCATCACGACTCGTCCACCTTCACCATCAATGTTGCCCTGAACAGGAAGAACATCGACTACGAG ggtGGAGGCTGCAGGTTCCTGCGTTATGACTGTAAGGTGGAGTCTCCCAGGAAGGGCTGGACCTTCATGCACCCCGGGCGTCTGACCCACTACCATGAGGGTCTGCCGACCACTAGGGGGACCAGATACATCATGGTGTCCTTCGTTGACCCCTGA
- the plod3 gene encoding multifunctional procollagen lysine hydroxylase and glycosyltransferase LH3 isoform X2, which produces MSLPADSMMENLLVITAATEETDGFNRFMRTIREFNYTVKVLGLGEEWKGGDVARTVGGGQKVRWLKKELLKHSDKKDMIIMFVDSYDVIFASGPEELLSKFKRLGHRVVFSAEGFCWPDQRLAPKYPVVHSGKRYLNSGGFIGYAPDLSAIVQHWKNKDSDDDQLFYTKIYLDKTQRTKFNMTLDHRSRIFQNLNGAVDEVVLKFERAKVRARNVAYDTLPVVIHGNGPTKLQLNYLGNYVPTAWTYESGCGICDDDLVFYNEVPDEEMPLVHVAVFIEQATPFMEEFLDRLTTLNYPAAKIHLFIHNNVVYHERHIQRFWERHRSLFPKALLVGPEENLQEDKARTMAIEACKKDPACDYYFSIDSGVALTNPDTLRILIEENKSVIAPMLSKHGKLWSNFWGALSPEGYYSRSEDYIEIVQGKRIGLWNVPYISQAYLIKGSVLRSKLSQMNLYVGEGMDPDMVFCKSIRDQGIFMFVSNRDEFGRLVASTNFNTSRLHPDMWQIFDNPVDWKEKYIHENYSKIFEDEKSFVEQPCPDVYWFPAFSEKMCDHLVETMEDNNQWSGGSHKDERLAGGYENVPTVDIHMNQIGFEKEWLKFLKEYISPVTEKLYPGYYPKAQAIMNFVVRYRPDEQPSLRPHHDSSTFTINVALNRKNIDYEGGGCRFLRYDCKVESPRKGWTFMHPGRLTHYHEGLPTTRGTRYIMVSFVDP; this is translated from the exons AAAATCTGCTGGTGATCACCGCGGCAACAGAGGAGACAGACGGCTTCAACCGCTTCATGAGGACGATCAGAGAGTTCAACTACACAGtgaag GTGCTGGGTCTGGGGGAGGAATGGAAGGGAGGTGACGTGGCTCGGACGGTGGGTGGAGGTCAGAAGGTCAGATGGTTGAAGAAGGAGCTGCTCAAACACTCTGACAAGAAGGACATGATCATCATGTTTGTGGACag TTATGACGTCATCTTTGCGTCGGGCCCGGAGGAGCTGCTCTCCAAATTCAAACGTCTGGGTCATCGAGTGGTTTTCTCAGCCGAGGGATTCTGTTGGCCCGACCAGAGACTGGCCCCAAAGTACCCTGTGGTGCATTCTGGGAAACGCTACCTCAACTCAGGAG GATTCATCGGCTACGCTCCAGATCTCAGCGCAATCGTTCAGCATTGGAAGAACAAGGACAGCGATGACGACCAGCTCTTCTACACCAAGATCTACCTGGACAAGACGCAGCGG ACCAAGTTCAACATGACGCTGGATCATCGATCCAGAATCTTCCAGAATCTGAATGGAGCCGTcg ATGAAGTCGTCTTGAAGTTTGAGAGGGCAAAGGTCAGAGCGAGGAACGTTGCCTACGACACACTCCCTGTTGTTATCCATGGCAACGGACCCACCAAG ctgcagttgAATTACCTCGGTAACTACGTCCCCACGGCGTGGACCTATGAGAGTGGATGTGGCATCTGTGACGACGACCTGGTTTTCTATAACGAGGTTCCT GATGAGGAGATGCCCCTGGTTCATGTTGCTGTGTTTATCGAACAAGCCACTCCCTTCATGGAGGAGTTCCTTGACCGACTAACCACGCTGAACTATCCTGCGGCGAAGATCCACCTCTTCATCCACAACAAC GTCGTTTACCACGAGCGTCACATTCAGAGATTCTGGGAGCGTCACAGGTCACTGTTCCCCAAAGCCCTGTTGGTCGGACCCGAGGAGAATCTGCAGGAGGACAAAGCCAGAACCATGGCTAT CGAGGCGTGTAAGAAGGATCCAGCGTGTGATTATTACTTCAGCATCGACTCTGGCGTGGCGTTGACGAATCCCGACACACTGAGGATACTGATCGAGGAAAACAA ATCTGTCATCGCCCCCATGTTGTCAAAACACGGGAAGCTGTGGAGTAACTTCTGGGGCGCTCTAAGTCCTGAAGGATACTACTCAAGATCCGAAGACTACATCGAGATTGTCCAGGGAAAGAGgat TGGTCTTTGGAACGTGCCGTACATCTCTCAGGCCTACCTGATCAAAGGCAGCGTGCTGCGGTCTAAACTGTCCCAGATGAATCTGTACGTGGGGGAGGGGATGGACCCTGACATGGTGTTCTGCAAAAGCATCAGAGACCAG GGCATCTTCATGTTCGTGTCAAACCGCGACGAGTTTGGTCGTCTGGTGGCTTCGACCAACTTCAACACATCCAGGCTGCACCCGGACATGTGGCAGATCTTCGACAACCCTGTG gacTGGAAGGAGAAGTACATCCACGAGAACTACTCAAAGATCTTTGAAGATGAGAAGAGCTTCGTGGAGCAG CCCTGTCCAGATGTTTACTGGTTTCCAGCTTTCTCAGAGAAGATGTGTGATCACCTGGTGGAGACCATGGAGGATAACAACCAGTGGTCTGGAGGATCACACAAG GACGAGCGTCTGGCCGGCGGCTACGAAAACGTCCCCACTGTGGATATTCACATGAACCAGATCGGCTTTGAGAAGGAGTGGCTCAAATTCCTCAAGGAATACATCTCTCCTGTCACGGAAAAACTATATCCTGGATATTACCCCAAG gcccAGGCCATAATGAACTTTGTGGTCCGTTACCGCCCTGACGAGCAGCCGTCTCTGCGACCGCATCACGACTCGTCCACCTTCACCATCAATGTTGCCCTGAACAGGAAGAACATCGACTACGAG ggtGGAGGCTGCAGGTTCCTGCGTTATGACTGTAAGGTGGAGTCTCCCAGGAAGGGCTGGACCTTCATGCACCCCGGGCGTCTGACCCACTACCATGAGGGTCTGCCGACCACTAGGGGGACCAGATACATCATGGTGTCCTTCGTTGACCCCTGA